A window from Theobroma cacao cultivar B97-61/B2 chromosome 3, Criollo_cocoa_genome_V2, whole genome shotgun sequence encodes these proteins:
- the LOC18606958 gene encoding trihelix transcription factor GT-3b, translating into MFGGGDSEGVGGRISSMLGGGGGQWGPEETRELILIRGELERDFTAAKRNKTLWEIVSARMRDRGYIRTPDQCKCKWKNLLNRYKGKETSDPENGRQFPFFEELHAVFTERAKNMQRLLLESEAGSTQAKKRMRRISADRSSDEFSEEEDDDEDESEEERHARSISSRKRKADRVVLDKSPRPNSGTSSTSSTGLQEMLREFFQQQQRMEMQWREMMERRARERQLFEQEWRQSMEKLERERLMVEQAWREREEQRRLREESRAERRDALLTTLLNKLINDNNL; encoded by the exons ATGTTTGGTGGCGGGGATAGCGAAGGGGTGGGGGGGCGAATAAGCAGCATGTTGGGGGGCGGGGGAGGGCAGTGGGGGCCGGAGGAGACTCGAGAGCTTATCCTCATACGGGGGGAGCTAGAGAGGGACTTCACCGCTGCTAAGCGCAACAAGACCCTTTGGGAAATTGTCAGTGCCAGAATGAGGGACAGAGGCTACATCCGAACCCCTGATCAGTGCAAGTGCAAGTGGAAAAATCTTCTCAATCGATACAAG GGTAAGGAGACATCTGATCCTGAGAATGGTCGCCAATTTCCATTCTTCGAGGAACTGCATGCGGTATTCACTGAAAGAGCCAAGAATATGCAGCGCCTCTTACTTGAATCGGAGGCAGGTTCTACCCAGGCAAAGAAAAGAATGAGGAGAATAAGCGCAGACAGATCCTCAGATGAATTTTCTGAAGAAGAAGACGATGACGAAGATGaaagtgaagaggaaaggcATGCTAGAAGCATTTCTTCGCGCAAGAGGAAAGCTGACCGAGTTGTATTGGATAAATCTCCTAGACCAAATTCTGGCACTAGCAGTACTAGTAGTACTGGTCTCCAGGAAATGCTTAGAGAATTTTTTCAGCAGCAACAGAGGATGGAGATGCAATGGAGGGAGATGATGGAGAGGCGTGCTCGCGAGAGGCAATTGTTTGAGCAGGAATGGCGGCAGTCAATGGAGAAGCTTGAGAGGGAGAGGTTGATGGTCGAACAGGCTTGGAGGGAGAGGGAGGAGCAGAGGAGGCTCAGAGAAGAGAGCCGAGCTGAGAGAAGGGATGCCTTGTTAACCACTCTCTTGAACAAACTCATAAACGATAATAATCTCTGA